From a region of the Thiovulum sp. ES genome:
- a CDS encoding signal recognition particle GTPase (PFAM: SRP54-type protein, GTPase domain; Signal peptide binding domain), with the protein TTGKLASYLKLRKKKVLIAAADLQRMAAVEQLKQLSAQIEVDLYFDDNEKDPVKIVKSAYEKAENGLYDVLLLDTAGRLAIDEELMQQLKDVKNAVSVDEVFYVADSMTGHDTVRTALKFKEEIGIDGVILSKYDSDVKGGVAISLASQVGVPLRFIGTGEKIPDFDQFIPERVVGRILGSGDMETLLEKTNLVVSKKRASELNKKIKKGAFNFNDFLEQIESFGKLGGIQSVVGMLPGMGKFAQEIKDLDIDNSIEMRRMKAVIYSMTPKEREDPNLLNNSRKKRLATGVGLDQLYVNKVLKQFKSASKMAKKLGGKNSMKDVGSALQMMQNGGMNQKGFPRR; encoded by the coding sequence AACAACTGGAAAACTCGCTAGTTATCTTAAATTGCGAAAGAAAAAAGTTCTAATTGCTGCGGCGGACTTACAAAGAATGGCTGCGGTTGAGCAATTAAAACAACTTTCCGCACAAATCGAAGTTGATTTATATTTTGATGACAACGAAAAAGACCCTGTAAAAATTGTCAAAAGTGCATATGAAAAAGCTGAAAACGGTCTTTACGATGTTCTTCTTCTTGATACTGCTGGGCGACTTGCAATTGATGAAGAACTTATGCAACAGTTGAAAGATGTTAAAAATGCTGTCTCTGTCGATGAGGTCTTTTATGTTGCCGATTCCATGACAGGTCATGATACTGTCCGAACTGCTCTTAAATTTAAAGAAGAGATTGGAATTGATGGTGTAATTCTTTCAAAATACGACAGTGATGTAAAAGGTGGTGTTGCAATTTCTCTTGCTTCTCAAGTTGGTGTGCCTCTCAGATTTATCGGGACTGGTGAAAAAATTCCTGATTTCGACCAATTTATTCCTGAAAGAGTTGTTGGGCGAATTCTTGGTTCTGGTGATATGGAAACCCTTCTTGAAAAAACAAATCTTGTTGTTTCAAAAAAGAGAGCTTCTGAATTAAATAAGAAAATCAAAAAAGGTGCTTTTAATTTTAATGACTTTTTAGAACAAATCGAGAGTTTTGGCAAACTTGGAGGAATTCAGTCGGTTGTTGGAATGCTTCCAGGAATGGGAAAATTTGCACAGGAAATCAAAGATTTAGATATTGATAATTCAATTGAGATGCGACGAATGAAAGCTGTTATTTATTCAATGACTCCAAAAGAGCGAGAAGACCCAAATCTTTTAAATAATAGTCGTAAAAAGCGACTTGCAACAGGTGTTGGCCTTGATCAACTTTATGTAAATAAAGTGCTGAAACAATTCAAAAGTGCCTCTAAAATGGCAAAAAAACTGGGTGGAAAAAATTCAATGAAAGATGTTGGTTCAGCTCTTCAGATGATGCAAAATGGTGGAATGAATCAAAAAGGTTTTCCAAGACGATAA
- a CDS encoding MoxR-like ATPase (PFAM: ATPase family associated with various cellular activities (AAA)), protein MLNDIEKLKKEIHKVVIGQEKLVNSLLIGLFSNGHILVEGVPGLAKTTAINTLAKTLGLDFKRTQFTPDLLPSDILGAEIYNQKSSEFKLKKGPIFTNLLLADEINRAPAKVQSALLEVMQEKQVTLGDETIKLEPPFLVLATQNPLEQEGVYPLPEAQLDRFMMKVVVGYNTEAEELQILERFTSSRKISVDEVINRDQITKIKSEIEKIHLDDQIKEYIVKLVFATRYPEKFGLENLKKYVYSGGSPRATIDLTKVSKAKAYLNGKNFVSPTDIASVIYEVLRHRIVLTYEAESDGFTSDKLIENILQTVNIP, encoded by the coding sequence ATGTTAAACGATATTGAAAAATTAAAAAAAGAGATACATAAAGTTGTTATCGGGCAAGAGAAACTTGTTAATTCTTTACTAATTGGACTTTTCTCAAATGGGCATATTCTTGTCGAGGGAGTTCCTGGATTAGCAAAAACAACAGCAATTAATACTCTTGCAAAAACACTAGGATTGGATTTTAAAAGAACACAATTTACACCAGACTTGTTGCCGAGTGATATTTTGGGTGCTGAAATTTATAATCAAAAAAGTTCCGAATTTAAATTAAAAAAAGGTCCAATCTTTACAAACTTGCTACTTGCAGACGAAATAAATCGTGCACCCGCAAAAGTTCAGTCTGCACTTTTAGAAGTTATGCAAGAAAAACAAGTTACACTTGGTGATGAGACGATAAAATTAGAACCTCCGTTTCTTGTTTTGGCCACACAAAATCCGCTTGAGCAAGAGGGTGTTTATCCGTTACCTGAAGCACAACTTGACCGTTTTATGATGAAAGTCGTTGTTGGATACAACACTGAAGCTGAAGAACTACAAATTCTTGAGCGATTTACAAGTTCTAGAAAAATCAGTGTCGATGAGGTCATCAATCGAGACCAAATTACAAAGATTAAAAGTGAAATTGAGAAAATTCATCTCGACGACCAAATCAAAGAGTATATTGTAAAACTTGTTTTTGCAACTAGGTATCCTGAAAAGTTTGGTTTGGAAAATCTTAAAAAATATGTCTATTCTGGTGGTTCGCCTCGGGCTACAATTGATTTGACAAAAGTCTCAAAAGCAAAAGCATATTTAAATGGAAAAAATTTTGTTTCTCCGACTGATATTGCCTCCGTTATTTACGAGGTTTTACGACACAGAATAGTTTTAACTTATGAAGCAGAATCAGACGGATTTACTTCTGATAAAT